The following coding sequences lie in one Leucobacter allii genomic window:
- a CDS encoding ABC transporter permease has protein sequence MSHAIRKLAGMILTLVIASFIIFAAMFAAPGDPVTFLIGNPENLTPERIASVRAQYHLDEPLLAQYWHWASGALTGDFGQSFQYHQPVSALLAARVPVTLALVGYAAVILAVVGIGLGVLAAVRRGRATDTLVVGGTTLAASIPSFVLGIAFVALFAVQLRWFPVAGAGSGGVDRLVSLTLPALTLSITALAIVSRVTRQSMIEQFTSEHVEAARATGLRERFIVRDHVLRGSWGPIITMVALVIASMIAGTVAVETVFGLSGVGSLLVDAINTHDFPVVQAVLLFMVVAYMVVTTIVDLLLPVLDPRIDRRKVTA, from the coding sequence ATGTCCCACGCGATCCGCAAGCTCGCCGGCATGATCCTCACGCTGGTGATCGCCTCCTTCATCATCTTCGCGGCGATGTTCGCCGCTCCGGGGGATCCGGTCACCTTCCTGATCGGCAACCCCGAGAACTTGACCCCGGAGCGGATCGCGAGCGTCCGGGCCCAGTACCACCTCGACGAGCCGCTGCTCGCGCAGTACTGGCACTGGGCCTCGGGCGCGCTCACCGGGGACTTCGGGCAGTCCTTCCAGTACCACCAGCCCGTGAGCGCGCTGCTCGCGGCCCGGGTGCCCGTCACGCTCGCGCTCGTCGGCTACGCCGCCGTGATCCTCGCGGTCGTGGGGATCGGCCTCGGGGTCCTCGCTGCCGTGCGGCGCGGTCGGGCGACCGACACGCTCGTCGTCGGCGGCACGACGCTGGCCGCGAGCATCCCCTCCTTCGTGCTCGGCATCGCCTTCGTCGCGCTCTTCGCCGTGCAGCTGCGGTGGTTCCCCGTCGCCGGCGCCGGCTCGGGCGGGGTCGATCGGCTCGTCTCCCTCACCCTCCCCGCCCTCACGCTGTCGATCACCGCGCTCGCGATCGTGAGCCGGGTCACCCGGCAATCGATGATCGAGCAGTTCACCTCCGAGCACGTCGAAGCGGCGCGCGCGACCGGACTGCGCGAGCGCTTCATCGTCCGCGATCACGTGCTGCGCGGATCCTGGGGGCCGATCATCACGATGGTCGCCCTCGTGATCGCCAGCATGATCGCGGGCACCGTCGCGGTCGAGACCGTCTTCGGGCTCTCGGGAGTGGGCTCGCTCCTCGTCGACGCGATCAACACCCACGACTTCCCCGTGGTGCAGGCCGTGCTCCTTTTCATGGTCGTCGCCTACATGGTGGTCACGACGATCGTCGACCTCCTGCTGCCCGTGCTCGACCCCCGCATCGACCGAAGGAAGGTGACCGCGTGA
- the rlmH gene encoding 23S rRNA (pseudouridine(1915)-N(3))-methyltransferase RlmH produces MNIRILAVGKKHESWVAEGIERYGKRLRKPFDAAWLLLPHSAREHEAARAEESERILAKLDRDAFVVLLDERGRNVDSPGLSRTLQGAFDAGRSVTAVIGGAYGVDDRVRARADFVWSLSGLVFPHQLVRLVLAEQLYRAQEIAAGRPYHHV; encoded by the coding sequence ATGAACATCAGGATCCTCGCCGTCGGCAAGAAGCACGAGAGCTGGGTGGCCGAGGGCATCGAGCGCTACGGCAAGCGGCTGCGCAAGCCCTTCGACGCGGCGTGGCTGCTGCTGCCGCACTCGGCGCGGGAGCACGAGGCGGCGCGTGCCGAGGAGTCCGAGCGCATCCTCGCGAAGCTCGATCGCGACGCCTTCGTGGTGCTCCTCGACGAGCGCGGGCGCAACGTGGACTCGCCCGGCCTCTCGCGCACGCTGCAGGGGGCGTTCGACGCGGGCAGATCCGTGACCGCGGTGATCGGCGGGGCCTACGGGGTCGACGATCGGGTGCGCGCCCGGGCCGATTTCGTGTGGAGCCTGTCGGGGCTCGTCTTCCCCCACCAGCTCGTGCGGCTCGTGCTCGCCGAGCAGCTCTACCGCGCCCAGGAGATCGCGGCGGGGCGTCCCTACCACCACGTGTGA
- a CDS encoding ABC transporter permease, with protein sequence MTALLSPRLRSRKRRGSAVGFWVAAGFLALVVLAALLGPLLAPYASDEIDFAAIWAPPSAQHLLGTDQLGRDLFSRLLIGTGETLLGPVLLLALATVIGVAIGVLAAWRGGWVDTLLARVTDVMFAFPGLLFVVLVIAVFGKGPATAVVALALAYAPVIAKYTRSLALSEMARPYIDAYRVQGQGGLSICLRGVVPNLLPALVGYLVVLFGEALMSLATLSFLGFGAQPPSSEWGLMVQEGQAGIIQGHFLPTLVPGAAIALVVIAVNVAGVRVADRLLAKG encoded by the coding sequence GTGACCGCGCTCCTGTCCCCGCGCCTGCGCTCCCGGAAGCGCCGCGGTTCCGCCGTCGGGTTCTGGGTCGCCGCCGGCTTCCTCGCGCTCGTCGTGCTCGCGGCCCTCCTCGGCCCCCTGCTCGCGCCCTACGCGTCCGACGAGATCGACTTCGCGGCCATCTGGGCGCCGCCGAGCGCGCAGCACCTGCTGGGGACCGACCAGCTCGGGCGCGACCTCTTCTCCCGGCTCCTCATCGGCACGGGGGAGACGCTGCTCGGACCCGTGCTGCTGCTCGCGCTCGCGACCGTCATCGGCGTCGCGATCGGCGTCCTCGCCGCGTGGCGCGGCGGCTGGGTCGACACGCTCCTCGCGCGCGTCACGGATGTCATGTTCGCCTTCCCCGGCCTGCTGTTCGTCGTGCTCGTGATCGCGGTCTTCGGCAAGGGCCCCGCCACCGCGGTCGTCGCCCTCGCCCTCGCGTACGCGCCGGTGATCGCGAAGTACACGCGCAGCCTCGCCCTCAGCGAGATGGCGCGGCCCTACATCGACGCCTATCGCGTGCAGGGTCAGGGCGGGCTCTCGATCTGCCTCCGCGGCGTCGTGCCGAACCTCCTCCCCGCGCTCGTGGGCTACCTCGTCGTCCTCTTCGGCGAGGCGCTCATGAGCCTCGCGACGCTGAGCTTCCTCGGCTTCGGCGCCCAGCCGCCGAGCTCCGAGTGGGGCCTCATGGTCCAGGAGGGCCAGGCGGGCATCATCCAGGGCCACTTCCTCCCGACGCTCGTGCCCGGCGCGGCCATCGCGCTCGTCGTCATCGCGGTGAACGTCGCGGGCGTGCGCGTCGCCGACCGACTCCTCGCGAAAGGGTGA
- a CDS encoding ABC transporter substrate-binding protein, with protein MKNTHHPLGLAAATVSVAALALTGCSSGGADDGAAAAIEAPFAAETPAASGPLDRATWMLGGEPTTLDADIDATTADDTILANVCDRLMRVQPDLSLGQGIASAAEWADDTHLVFTIRQDAVFHDGSPVSTADVLWSLQRHAAEGAAESDEYANVVAMEQTAADEITITTSQPDAILLQAMAGDGGIVWNPRVIEAEGDAFGGPGAASACSGPYEVTAWEAGSSLTITKFADYWDPEVDALTDEVVFRWAEESAIANSLTTGEAQGAYLENAGAATSFAGSTDVSVFQGPSTNAWVLEATDRGALGDERIRKALSLALDREGIATAAFGGLAKPWKTPVGSGAWGYEAEAFEAAYDALEGAPAKPGEDDLAAAEALVAEAGGPEETIVVASNGSSSHNVIANALVAAAKSIGLEAEILVVPQVQYGDFYSDAELRGQADLWPDEYYISKNDPLGFYKNGKSDASVNFTGFADPEYDELVAAGYAATDDAERAEITIELQQRWVDHAVWIPVVATPATLIMANDVTGVPSSAAYIYTPWAASLGSAER; from the coding sequence ATGAAGAACACGCATCATCCCCTGGGACTGGCCGCCGCGACCGTGAGCGTCGCGGCGCTCGCGCTCACCGGCTGCAGCTCCGGCGGCGCCGACGACGGGGCCGCCGCCGCGATCGAGGCCCCCTTCGCCGCCGAGACGCCCGCCGCGAGCGGCCCGCTCGACCGTGCGACCTGGATGCTCGGCGGCGAGCCGACCACGCTCGACGCCGACATCGACGCCACGACCGCCGACGACACGATCCTCGCGAACGTGTGCGACCGCCTCATGCGCGTCCAGCCCGACCTCAGCCTCGGGCAGGGCATCGCCTCCGCGGCCGAGTGGGCGGACGACACGCACCTCGTCTTCACGATCCGGCAGGACGCCGTCTTCCACGACGGCAGCCCCGTCAGCACCGCCGACGTGCTCTGGAGCCTGCAGCGCCACGCTGCGGAGGGGGCCGCGGAGTCCGACGAGTACGCGAACGTGGTCGCGATGGAGCAGACCGCCGCGGACGAGATCACGATCACGACCTCCCAGCCGGACGCGATCCTGCTGCAGGCCATGGCCGGGGACGGCGGCATCGTCTGGAACCCCCGCGTCATCGAGGCCGAGGGCGACGCCTTCGGCGGCCCCGGCGCCGCCTCGGCGTGCAGCGGCCCCTACGAGGTGACGGCGTGGGAGGCGGGCTCCTCGCTCACCATCACCAAGTTCGCCGACTACTGGGACCCCGAGGTCGATGCGCTGACCGACGAGGTCGTCTTCCGCTGGGCCGAGGAGTCGGCGATCGCCAACAGCCTCACCACGGGCGAGGCCCAGGGCGCCTACCTCGAGAACGCGGGCGCCGCGACGAGCTTCGCCGGCAGCACGGACGTCTCCGTCTTCCAGGGGCCGTCGACGAACGCCTGGGTGCTCGAGGCGACGGACCGCGGCGCGCTCGGCGACGAGCGGATCCGGAAGGCCCTCTCCCTCGCCCTCGACCGCGAGGGCATCGCGACGGCGGCCTTCGGCGGGCTCGCGAAGCCCTGGAAGACGCCGGTCGGCTCCGGCGCCTGGGGCTATGAGGCCGAGGCGTTCGAGGCGGCCTACGACGCGCTCGAGGGAGCGCCCGCGAAGCCGGGCGAGGACGACCTCGCCGCAGCGGAGGCGCTCGTCGCCGAGGCCGGAGGGCCCGAGGAGACGATCGTCGTCGCCTCGAACGGCTCCTCCTCGCACAACGTCATCGCGAACGCCCTCGTCGCCGCGGCGAAGTCCATCGGCCTCGAGGCGGAGATCCTCGTCGTCCCGCAGGTGCAGTACGGCGACTTCTACTCAGACGCGGAGCTGCGCGGACAGGCCGATCTGTGGCCCGACGAGTACTACATCTCGAAGAACGACCCGCTCGGCTTCTACAAGAACGGCAAGTCCGACGCGAGCGTGAACTTCACCGGCTTCGCCGACCCCGAGTACGACGAGCTCGTCGCCGCCGGCTACGCGGCGACGGACGACGCCGAGCGCGCGGAGATCACCATCGAGCTGCAGCAGCGCTGGGTCGACCACGCCGTCTGGATCCCGGTCGTGGCGACTCCGGCGACGCTCATCATGGCGAACGACGTCACCGGCGTCCCCTCCTCAGCGGCCTACATCTACACCCCGTGGGCGGCCTCGCTCGGCAGCGCGGAGCGCTGA
- a CDS encoding ABC transporter ATP-binding protein — translation MSLVEVSELHRVFRMGRGAEDVTAVNRVSFAIEPGEALGLVGESGSGKSTIARILVGLEHADDGSAVIDGVDRLRPARSRAERLARARAVQMVFQDPNGSLDRRLTVEETLRRAIRLHDRGADVSAGALAALLDRVRLTERHARAKPHELSGGQRQRVAIARALAVSPKLVVLDEAVSALDVSVQAQVLELLAEIQRESGVSYLFVSHDLAVIRELCSRVLVLFRGTVVEQGETARVLSAPEHPYSRLLIASTPGPGWDPERVVRERMSFTQRMEAVAEGG, via the coding sequence ATGAGCCTCGTCGAAGTCTCCGAGCTGCACCGCGTGTTCCGCATGGGGCGCGGCGCCGAGGATGTCACCGCCGTCAACCGGGTGAGCTTCGCCATCGAGCCGGGCGAGGCCCTCGGGCTCGTGGGGGAGTCGGGATCGGGCAAGTCGACGATCGCGCGGATCCTCGTCGGCCTCGAGCACGCGGACGACGGCAGCGCCGTGATCGACGGCGTCGACCGCCTGCGGCCGGCCAGGAGCCGCGCCGAGCGCCTCGCCCGGGCCCGTGCCGTGCAGATGGTGTTCCAGGATCCGAACGGCTCGCTCGACCGCCGACTCACCGTCGAGGAGACGCTGCGCCGCGCGATCCGCCTGCACGACCGCGGCGCGGACGTCTCCGCGGGCGCCCTGGCCGCGCTGCTCGACCGGGTGCGGCTGACCGAGCGGCACGCGCGGGCGAAGCCGCACGAGCTCTCGGGCGGGCAGCGGCAGCGGGTCGCGATCGCGCGGGCGCTGGCGGTGTCGCCGAAGCTCGTCGTCCTCGACGAGGCGGTGTCCGCCCTCGACGTGTCCGTGCAGGCGCAGGTGCTCGAGCTCCTCGCCGAGATCCAACGCGAATCCGGCGTGAGCTATCTCTTCGTGAGCCACGACCTCGCCGTCATCCGCGAGCTGTGCTCCCGGGTGCTCGTGCTCTTCCGCGGGACCGTGGTCGAGCAGGGGGAGACGGCGCGCGTGCTCTCCGCCCCCGAGCACCCGTACTCCCGGCTGCTCATCGCCTCCACGCCGGGGCCCGGGTGGGACCCCGAGCGGGTGGTGCGCGAGCGCATGAGCTTCACCCAGCGGATGGAGGCGGTCGCCGAGGGCGGGTGA
- a CDS encoding MurR/RpiR family transcriptional regulator, with translation MESFVTTDTDNPALAGLRERISGAWDELSKSERAVCRVLSATSAERLLYASAAELGTQSGTSNASVVRTLQRLGYSGLSQLKQEVAAPFTSTVAPDVRLKHRLDLIGQDLARIQQEVWEEAASLVELAASANDDDAYSAAINRLVRAETVYCYGLGASGIAAGHLALRLRRTGLATRSLDSDGFRLADEAMSMGVKDALVVFAPGRVTRDINVLLDHASLVGASRILITDELGDRLADRVDATLIAPHTPTGLTSDGLAGILVADVLAQGISAVAPDSALRSSQLLNDLRARLGY, from the coding sequence ATGGAATCGTTTGTAACAACCGATACGGACAACCCGGCCCTCGCCGGGCTCCGCGAGCGGATCTCCGGGGCGTGGGACGAGCTCTCGAAGTCGGAGCGGGCCGTGTGCCGGGTGCTCTCCGCGACGTCGGCGGAACGCCTGCTCTACGCGAGCGCCGCCGAGCTCGGCACGCAGAGCGGCACCTCGAACGCCTCCGTCGTGCGCACCCTCCAGCGTCTGGGGTACTCGGGGCTGTCGCAGCTGAAGCAGGAGGTGGCGGCGCCGTTCACGAGCACCGTCGCCCCCGACGTCCGGTTGAAGCACCGGCTCGACCTCATCGGCCAGGACCTCGCGCGCATCCAGCAGGAGGTGTGGGAGGAGGCGGCGTCGCTCGTCGAGCTCGCCGCCTCCGCCAACGACGACGACGCGTACTCCGCCGCGATCAACCGGCTCGTGCGCGCCGAGACCGTCTACTGCTACGGGCTCGGCGCCTCCGGCATCGCCGCCGGGCATCTCGCCCTCCGGCTCCGCCGCACGGGGCTCGCGACGCGCAGTCTCGACTCCGACGGCTTCCGGCTCGCCGACGAGGCGATGAGCATGGGGGTGAAGGACGCCCTCGTGGTCTTCGCCCCCGGCCGGGTGACCCGGGATATCAACGTGCTGCTCGACCACGCATCGCTCGTCGGGGCGAGCCGCATCCTCATCACCGACGAGCTCGGCGACCGCCTCGCCGACCGCGTCGACGCGACGCTCATCGCACCGCACACCCCGACCGGGCTCACCTCAGACGGCCTCGCGGGGATCCTCGTCGCGGACGTCCTCGCGCAGGGCATCTCCGCCGTGGCCCCCGACTCCGCGCTGCGCTCCTCCCAGCTGCTCAACGACCTCCGCGCCCGGCTCGGCTACTGA
- a CDS encoding ABC transporter ATP-binding protein, with product MLLDITNLELAFAAGPSDPGADPTPILRGISLGVDRGELVGLVGESGSGKSTTVRAALRLYGDEARISGSIRVDGVEMVGADPATRRRVRAESVALVQQDPRAALNPVRRIGDSLAERLVRVHGWSRGRADERIRELLGAVGLSQPERRMRQYPHELSGGMLQRVVIAAALSTDPALILADEATSALDVTTQAEIIAIFQRQIRERGLGMLFITHDLHLAAAICDRIHVLRHGEIVETLAKPGLFAEAAHPYTRSLIEAAPVLAPKEPS from the coding sequence ATGCTCCTCGACATCACGAATCTCGAGCTCGCCTTCGCGGCGGGCCCCTCCGATCCCGGCGCCGATCCGACGCCGATCCTCCGCGGGATCAGCCTCGGCGTCGACCGCGGCGAGCTCGTCGGCCTGGTCGGCGAGTCCGGCTCGGGGAAATCGACCACGGTGCGGGCGGCGCTCCGGCTGTACGGCGATGAGGCGCGGATCTCGGGCAGCATCCGCGTCGACGGCGTGGAGATGGTCGGCGCCGATCCCGCCACTCGGCGCCGCGTGCGCGCCGAGTCCGTGGCGCTCGTGCAGCAGGATCCGCGCGCGGCGCTCAACCCCGTGCGCCGCATCGGCGACTCCCTGGCCGAGCGGCTCGTCCGCGTCCACGGCTGGAGCCGTGGACGCGCCGACGAACGGATCCGCGAGCTGCTCGGCGCCGTCGGGCTGAGTCAGCCCGAGCGCCGCATGCGGCAGTATCCGCACGAGCTCTCGGGCGGCATGCTGCAGCGCGTCGTCATCGCCGCGGCGCTGAGCACGGACCCGGCGCTCATCCTCGCCGATGAGGCGACGAGCGCGCTCGACGTGACCACGCAGGCCGAGATCATCGCGATCTTCCAGCGGCAGATCCGCGAACGCGGGCTCGGCATGCTCTTCATCACCCACGATCTCCACCTCGCCGCCGCGATCTGCGACCGGATCCATGTGCTGCGGCACGGGGAGATCGTCGAGACGCTGGCGAAGCCCGGCCTCTTCGCCGAGGCCGCCCATCCCTATACGCGCTCCCTCATCGAGGCCGCGCCCGTGCTTGCCCCGAAGGAGCCGTCATGA
- a CDS encoding C45 family autoproteolytic acyltransferase/hydolase encodes MAATTPIRTIEISGAPRERGRQYGEAAADLIADAIAYYTEALTQQTGMSWAAITDSVSQWLPVSERHAPHLVEEMRGIAEGAGVAFAEILTLNVRGEFVYNHQANAAPSPPPEPEADEERDAVDGCTSFFLTGRASGTGHTLVGQNWDWRTRTAGTTLIVRIVQDPLPTIIMQLEAGQVGRHGANSAGIALNANGLGGSFGSGIGLPQTLIRRLVLDHGEIAAALKTLVKTRPHIASNALLAHRSGFGIDLETTPGGVDWLYPADGLLAHTNHFQASVPPQLAGSYRPVSADSLLRLPRVTAGLARVAGATSTAESLALVRAAMSDHLGYPEGVCTHPHPDAPAVKQWSTLLSSCVDLTTGEYRIANGFPCETPYELLPWNLYDGPGDPFAAHAPSPTAP; translated from the coding sequence ATGGCAGCCACGACGCCGATCCGCACGATCGAGATCAGCGGAGCGCCCCGTGAGCGCGGTCGGCAGTACGGCGAGGCCGCGGCGGATCTCATCGCCGACGCCATCGCCTACTACACCGAGGCGCTCACGCAGCAGACGGGGATGAGCTGGGCAGCCATCACGGACTCCGTCTCGCAGTGGCTCCCCGTGAGCGAGCGGCACGCCCCGCACCTCGTCGAGGAGATGCGGGGGATCGCCGAAGGGGCGGGCGTGGCGTTCGCCGAGATCCTCACCCTCAACGTCCGCGGCGAGTTCGTCTACAACCATCAGGCGAACGCCGCGCCGAGCCCGCCGCCGGAGCCCGAGGCCGATGAGGAGCGCGACGCGGTCGACGGCTGCACCTCCTTCTTCCTCACCGGCCGCGCGAGCGGGACCGGGCACACCCTCGTCGGCCAGAACTGGGACTGGCGCACGCGCACGGCCGGCACGACGCTCATCGTCCGCATCGTGCAGGATCCGCTGCCGACGATCATCATGCAGCTCGAGGCGGGGCAGGTCGGCCGGCACGGCGCGAACTCCGCGGGCATCGCCCTCAACGCCAACGGGCTCGGCGGCAGCTTCGGCTCCGGCATCGGGCTGCCCCAGACGCTCATCCGGCGCCTGGTCCTCGACCACGGCGAGATCGCCGCGGCGCTCAAGACGCTCGTGAAGACCCGGCCGCACATCGCGAGCAACGCGCTGCTCGCGCACCGCAGCGGGTTCGGCATCGACCTGGAGACGACCCCGGGCGGCGTGGACTGGCTCTACCCCGCGGACGGCCTGCTCGCGCACACGAATCACTTCCAGGCCTCGGTCCCGCCGCAGCTCGCGGGCTCCTACCGACCCGTCTCCGCCGATTCGCTGCTGCGCCTGCCGCGCGTCACCGCCGGGCTCGCGCGGGTCGCCGGGGCGACGTCCACCGCGGAGAGCCTGGCGCTCGTGCGCGCCGCGATGTCCGACCATCTCGGCTACCCCGAGGGCGTCTGCACCCACCCGCATCCCGATGCGCCGGCCGTGAAGCAGTGGTCCACGCTGCTCTCGAGCTGCGTGGACCTCACGACCGGCGAGTACCGCATCGCGAACGGCTTCCCCTGCGAAACGCCGTACGAGCTGCTGCCCTGGAACCTCTACGACGGGCCGGGCGATCCGTTCGCGGCGCACGCCCCGTCACCGACCGCACCCTGA